From Alosa sapidissima isolate fAloSap1 chromosome 2, fAloSap1.pri, whole genome shotgun sequence, one genomic window encodes:
- the c2h3orf38 gene encoding uncharacterized protein C3orf38 homolog isoform X2, whose product MSTLSKIDAVGCRKLLNLLSDVDLLALNDTVTNKMIAVGSTKEAIEAIITYSQTSEELLRRKKVHRDIIFKYLASEGVVMPTNSEKHQLVKATLKLWSSGKVSQKSLCENDRISSEVAGDGLSDVVTLGRQFSQWFFQLLNSQNPTFGQQPQEWGPQHFWGDVRLRLRASTEEESKEEFLGAELVSSRLQALSQDV is encoded by the exons ATGTCTACTCTGTCAAAAATAGACGCCGTTGGCTGTAGAAAGTTGTTGAATTTACTCTCCGATGTTGATTTATTAGCACTTAATGACACGGTTACTAACAAGATGATTGCTGTGGGAAGCACGAAAG AGGCAATCGAGGCCATTATCACATACTCACAGACTTCTGAAGAGCTCTTGAGGCGAAAAAAAGTTCACCGTGACATAATTTTCAAGTACCTAGCAAGCGAAGGTGTTGTAATGCCAACGAACAGTGAAAAACATCAACTGGTGAAGGCGACTCTTAAGTTGTGGTCTTCGGGCAAG GTTTCTCAGAAATCACTTTGTGAAAACGACCGTATATCCAGTGAGGTCGCAGGAGATGGTCTCTCTGATGTTGTTACATTGGGGAGGCAGTTTTCTCAGTGGTTCTTCCAACTTCTGAACAGCCAAAATCCCACTTTTGGGCAACAACCACAGGAATGGGGTCCCCAGCACTTCTGGGGGGACGTTCGACTTAGACTCCGGGCTAGCACAGAAGAAGAAAGCAAGGAGGAGTTCCTAGGAGCTGAGCTTGTGAGCTCACGCCTCCAAGCATTATCCCAGG ATGTCTAA
- the c2h3orf38 gene encoding uncharacterized protein C3orf38 homolog isoform X1, with protein sequence MSTLSKIDAVGCRKLLNLLSDVDLLALNDTVTNKMIAVGSTKEAIEAIITYSQTSEELLRRKKVHRDIIFKYLASEGVVMPTNSEKHQLVKATLKLWSSGKVSQKSLCENDRISSEVAGDGLSDVVTLGRQFSQWFFQLLNSQNPTFGQQPQEWGPQHFWGDVRLRLRASTEEESKEEFLGAELVSSRLQALSQGENLLFSPNLEPNGLRTISSPHGLVIVAVAGTIHRDQACLGIFEQVFGLIRSPLDENSWKIKFTDLKIRAQNTIKGTEELLSPALTYSSSELQLLCR encoded by the exons ATGTCTACTCTGTCAAAAATAGACGCCGTTGGCTGTAGAAAGTTGTTGAATTTACTCTCCGATGTTGATTTATTAGCACTTAATGACACGGTTACTAACAAGATGATTGCTGTGGGAAGCACGAAAG AGGCAATCGAGGCCATTATCACATACTCACAGACTTCTGAAGAGCTCTTGAGGCGAAAAAAAGTTCACCGTGACATAATTTTCAAGTACCTAGCAAGCGAAGGTGTTGTAATGCCAACGAACAGTGAAAAACATCAACTGGTGAAGGCGACTCTTAAGTTGTGGTCTTCGGGCAAG GTTTCTCAGAAATCACTTTGTGAAAACGACCGTATATCCAGTGAGGTCGCAGGAGATGGTCTCTCTGATGTTGTTACATTGGGGAGGCAGTTTTCTCAGTGGTTCTTCCAACTTCTGAACAGCCAAAATCCCACTTTTGGGCAACAACCACAGGAATGGGGTCCCCAGCACTTCTGGGGGGACGTTCGACTTAGACTCCGGGCTAGCACAGAAGAAGAAAGCAAGGAGGAGTTCCTAGGAGCTGAGCTTGTGAGCTCACGCCTCCAAGCATTATCCCAGGGTGAGAATCTCCTCTTTAGCCCCAACCTGGAGCCTAATGGCCTAAGGACAATATCATCTCCACATGGTTTGGTGATAGTGGCAGTAGCAGGCACCATTCACAGGGACCAAGCCTGTCTTGGTATTTTTGAACAGGTCTTTGGCCTTATCCGCTCCCCACTGGACGAAAACAGTTGGAAGATTAAATTTACTGACTTGAAAATAAGGGCACAAAACACTATCAAAGGCACAGAGGAGCTGCTCTCACCTGCACTGACCTATAGTTCAAGTGAACTACAGCTGCTCTGTAGGTAA